Part of the Paracoccus sp. S3-43 genome, GCAGGTGCTTGATCTCGAACTGCATGTGTTCGCGCAACTGCTTGTCCAGCGCGCCCAGCGGTTCGTCCATCAGCACCAGTTCCGGGTCGAAGACCAGGGCGCGGGCCAGCGCGATGCGCTGCTGCTGGCCGCCCGACAGTTGCGCGGGGCGGCGGTTCGCGAACTTGCCCATCTGCACCATGTCCAGCGCGCGGGCGATCCGGGTCTCGCGCTCGGCCCTGGACAGGCCCCGGACTTCCAGCGGGAAGGACAGGTTCTCGCCCACCGTCATGTGCGGGAACAGGGCATAGTTCTGGAACACCATGCCGATGCCGCGCTTGTGCGGCGGCACCTGGTTGATCGGCCGCCCGGCAAGGCGGATTTCGCCATGAGTCGCCATCTCGAACCCGGCGAGCATCATCAGACAGGTGGTCTTGCCGGACCCCGACGGGCCAAGCATGGTCAGGAACTCTCCCTTGCCGATGGACAGGTTCAGGTCTTTGACGACAAGCGTCTGACCATCATAGCTTTTCTGCACATGTTCGAAGGCAACGAAGCTGTCGCCATGGCGGTTGTCCAGCAAAAGGCGCTCTCCCTGTTCTGGTTTCTTGTTCGGCGCATCGACAGGTTAAGCGGCGCCCCGCCATCCGCGCAACACCGTTTGCGACATTTCTTCCCAGGTCCAGGTCGCGAACATGCTATCGCGGCGGCGGCCCGCGCCGCAGCCACCCCTGCCCGGAAAGCAGGCATGGCGCATGGGCTTGTGCCCCTGCAACCCTGCGGCTAGCGTCGCGGCCGATCCGATTCCCGCCATCGGCCAAGGACGCGTGTCCTTCGCGCCCCGACCGAAGGACCGTCATGCTGGAGGCCCTGCTTCTGTTCGCCGCCGGATTCCTGGGCGGGATGCTGAACGCCGTCGCGGGCGGCGGCACCTTCATCACCTTTCCGGTGCTTGTCTTCATCGGCATCCCGCCGGTCGTCGCCAACGCGACCAGCACCATCGCCGCGCTGCCGGGTTACCTGTCGGCGGCCATCGCGTTCCGGGGCGACATCCGCCGCATCCAGGACGCGCCCTTCGCCAAGCTGACGGTCTGGACGATGATCGGCGGCGCCATCGGCAGCGGGCTGCTGCTGATCAGTTCGAACAAGGCGTTCTCGGCCCTGGTGCCGTTCCTGCTGCTGGCGGCGACGCTGGTGTTCTATTTCGCCAACGACGTGCGGCGCGCGGCGTCCCGCTGGCGGTCGGTGGTCAAGCCGTTCGGGCTGGGCATCCTGCTGCCGGTGGCGATCTATGGCGGCTATTTCAACGGCGGGCTGGGCATCGTGCTGCTGGCGGTCTTCGCCATGTGGGGCATGAGCGACCTGCACGCGATGAACGGGCTGAAATGCTGGCTTTCCTTCGCGCTGTCGGTGGTGGCCTTCGCGATCTTCGCGGCGGGCGGCGCGGTGGCCTGGATGCCCGCCGCGATCATGGCCGCGGGCACCATCACCGGCGGCTATGCGGGCGCGCCGGTCGCGCGGCGCATTCCGCGCGAAACCCTGCGGCTGCTGATCGCCGTGATCGGCCTTGGCATGACCGCGATCTTCTTCTGGCGTCTCATTCAAGGAGCATGAACATGAGCGACATCAAGCGTATCGAGACTGGCCCGCGCATGAGCCAGGCGGTCATCGCCAACGGCATCGTCTGGCTGGCGGGCCAGGTGGGCGAACCGGGCGCATCCGTCGCCGACCAGACCCGCGTGGTGCTGGAACAGGTGGACCGCCTGCTGGCCCTGGCCGGGACCGACAAGACCCGCATCGTCTCGGCCCAGATCTGGCTGGCCGACATGGCCGATTTCGCGGAAATGAACGCCGTCTGGGACGCCTGGGCGCCGCAGGGCCATACCCCGGCGCGGGCCACGGGCGAGGCGAAGCTGGCCACCCCCGACTACAAGGTCGAGGTGATCGTCACCGCGGTTCTTTGATCGCCCGCAGCACGGACCGGGCCGCCCGCAGGCCCGGCGCCTCGCCCCCCTTGCCCAGCCGGTCCATGGTCAGGTCCATCGCGTCCAGCTGGGCCTGCCGGGCCTGGGGATCGTCCAGCAGGCGGCGCAGCGCCTGCGCCATCGGCGCGGGCTTGCAGTCGCGGCCCAGGAATTCCGGCACCGCGCGGGTGTCGCTGACCAGGTTCACCAGCGTCACCGTGTCGGTCTTCAGCAGCATCCCGATCAGCATCCGGCTGAGCGGCGCCATGTCATAGCCGATCACCATCGGCACCCGGTTCGCCGCCAGATCCAGGCTGACCGTCCCCGAGGCCGCAAGCGCCAGATCGGCCGCAGCAAAGGCGGCGCGCCTCTGGTCCGCGTCCTCGACGATCAGCGGGCGGTCAGGCCATCCGGCGGTCAGATGCCGGACCTGCCCGACCACCCCCGGCACCGTGGGCAGCACCACCTGCATGTCGAGACCATGATGGCGCAGGTCCGTCAGCGCCTCGCCAAAGCGGGGCAGCAGGCGGGCGACCTCGCCGCCGCGCGAACCGGGCAGGCACAGCAGGACCGGGCTTTCCGGGGCAATGCCGTGACCGGCGCGGAACAGCGCGGCCTCGTCGGGACCGGCGACCTGCGCCGTGGCGATGGGGTGGCCGACGAAATCGCAACTCATCCCGGCGGCCTGCATCAGCGGCGGCTCGAAGGGCAGGATCGCCAGCACGTGATCGACCACCTCGGCCATCTTCACGGCCCGCCCCGGCCGCCAGGCCCAGACCGAGGGCGCGACGTAATGGATGGTCCGCAGGCCGGGCCGTTCCGCCCGCCCCGCCCGCGCCACGCGCAGGCAGAAATCCGGGCTGTCGATGGTGATCAGCGCATCGGGGTTTTCGGCGGCGACACGGGCGGCCGTCCCGGCGATCCGCCGCTTGAGATGGCGGTATTTCGGCAGCACCTCCCAGATGCCCATCAGGCTCAGTTCCTGCATGGGAAACAGGCTGTCCAGCCCCTGCGCGGCCATCGCCTGGCCGCCGATGCCGACAAACCGCACATCCGGGACCAGTTCGCGCAGCCCCGCCATCAGCGCAGCACCCAACTGGTCGCCCGAAGGCTCGCCCGCGATCAGGAAGAACTTCATGCGCCTCATCCTTTCGCCGGTCGGCTGGCTGGGAATACTTCTGTGCCTAAATATCCAAGGGCGGCATCGCCCACAAAAACAGCCCTGCGGCATCGGCGCGGCGGACGGCCTCGGCCCGGTCCAGCAGGATCACCCCGCCCGCTTGCCAGGCAATCCCCGCCAGCCCGGCCTGAGCGGCCTGGGTCACGCTGTCCGGGCCAAGCGTCGGCAGGTCGATGCGCATGTCCTGACCGGGCTTCGGGGCCTTGAAGAACACGCCCCTGGGGCCGTCCGGATTGGGCCGCAGCCCGGCATGGCGCGCCGCGAAATCCAGCATCGCCGCCGTGCCGGGCAGCGTCTCGATGGCAAGGCACTGGCCCTGCGCCACCACCACGCCCTGCCCCACGTCCAGCGGCCCCAGCGTCGCCAGGATCAGCGCCGCCCGCGCCGCGTCGCGCCGGTCGGCCGCCGAGGGTTCGCCCGCCAGCACGCCCTGGGCAGGTATCAGGCCGGGCGCGACCTCGGCGACCGAGGCGATGGCGAGGCCGTGTTCCTGGAACACGTCCAGCACCGCCCGCAGCGCGCCGTCGTCGCCCGCCTGCATCGCCATCATGATGCGCGGCACCAGTTGCGCGGTGCGGCCGTCGAACAGGTCCGGCTCCAGGCGCGGGCGGCGGATCGCGCCCGCGAAGACCACGCGCGACACGTCCTGATCCAGCAGGCTGTCCAGGAAGGGCACCAGCCGTTCCAGGCGGAAGGGCTGGGCCTCCACCCCCGCGGGGGCGAAGCCGTCCAGGGCATAGACCAGCGGATCGTCCAGGGCGGCGATGACGGCCGGAGCCAGCGCGCCCTGGCCTGCGATGACGGCGGTCCGGGTCATGCGGGCCTAGGCGTCAGGAAGCTGCGGTCGGACGGGCCGAGGATGAAGTCCAGCACATCGCGCACCATGCCGCCCGTCTCGCCCTCGGCCAGGTGGCGGGCGGTGTCGCGAAAGCTGCCCGCGCCCAGCCGGTCCAGCATTTCCCGCAATTCGTGGATGTCGGCCCGGCTGGCGCCCCGGCGCTTCAGCCCGACCAGATTCAGCCCGTCCAGATGCCCGCGCGGCCCCTGCACCAGCCCATAGGGGATCACGTCCGCCGTCACCATCGTCACCGCGCCGATCATCGCGCCGCGTCCGATGCGCACGAACTGATGCACCCCCGACAGCCCGCCGACGATCACGTCGTCATCCAGGTGGCAATGCCCGGCAAGCGAGGCGTTGTTGACCAGGATCACCCGGTCGCCCAACTGGCAGTCGTGGCCGACATGGCAGCCCGCCATGAACAGCCCGTCATCGCCGACGCGGGTCACGCCGCCGCCGCCCTCGGTCCCCGGATTCATGGTGACATATTCGCGGATCCGGTTGCGCGCGCCGATGTCCAGGCGCACGTCCTCTCCGCGGAACTTCAGATCCTGGGGCACCTCGCCGATCGAGGCGAAGGGAAAGACCACCGTGCCGTCGCCGATGGCGGTGTCGCCCGCGATCACGACATGGGACTTCAGGACCACGCCCGCGCCCAGCGTCACCTTCGGCCCGACCACGCAGAACGGGCCGATCCGGACGCCCGCGCCGATCCGGGCGCCATCCTCGACGATGGCGGTGGGGTGAATGTCAGTCATCGGCCTTCAGCGCCATCATGGCGGTGAATTCGGCCGAGGCGCACAATTGGCCGTCCACGGTGGCCCGGCCTTCGAATTTCCAGATCTTGCCGCCGCCGCGCAGGGCCTTGCAATGCAGCTCCAGCACATCGCCCGGCACCACCATGCGGCGGAACTTGCACTTGTCGATGCCCATGAAATAGGTCGCCAGCGGCTTGTCGATGACGTTCATGCTGATGCCGACGATCACGGCCGCCGTCTGGGCCATCGCCTCGACGATGGTGACGCCGGGCATGATGGGTTCTTCCGGGAAATGGCCCTGGAAATGCGGCTCGTTGCAGGTGACCATCTTGATGCCCACGCCGCCCTCGTGGGCGACGATGTCGCGCACCTTGTCGATGAACAGGAAGGGATAGCGATGCGGGATGATGCGCTTGATCAGCGTCAGGTCGGCCTCGGTATAGGGGGCGGGGGCGCGCGTTTCGTCGGCCATGAGCGTTCCTTCGGGACGTTTCTTTCCGGTTAGCAATGCCTCTGCCGCTTGGCAAGCGGTCAGCCGGACGTGCCCCGCCGCATGGGCACGGCCTTGCCTCCCCTGCCCTCGCGCAGCCAGCCGGTCAGGATCAGCCCCGAAACCAGCAGCAGCCACGCCCAACCGGGCAAAAGCGGCCGCCGTTCCAGCCCGGTGACCGATGCCGCCTCGCGCGGGGTTATGGCGATCCAGTCGCCCAGTCCCGCGCTGCCATGGGCGATCCGCCCCGGCGCGACGCTGCGCAGGTCGGGCATTCCCTCGGACAGGGCCACGACGCCGCCGCCCGTCCCCTCGACCAGCGGCGCGAGGGCCGCGGCATCGGCCACGGTCTGTTCGAATTCACGCGGCGCGGCGGGGCCGAGCGCCAGAACCCGGCGCAGGTCGCCGTCCGCCAGGCGATACAGCCCCGGCTCCGGTGCGGTCCAGTCGGCGACGAAGCGGCCCGGACCGGCGGGTTCCAGCGGAACCTGTTCGGTTTGGCCGTCGGGGCGGGTCACGACCAGCGGCCCGGCGCTGTCCTTCATGGTGCGGCGGGTGAAGCGCACCGACAGGTCGCCCGCGACATCGGCCAGCAGGGCCTCTTCCTCAAGCTCGGGTTCCTTCATCGACCAATGGGCGATGCGGCGCAGCAGTTCCAGTTGCGGGCCGCCGCCCTCGAATCCCCGCCCCCACAGCCACACCTGATCCGAGGTGAGCAGCGCCACCCGCCCCTGGTCCACCCGGTCCAGGATCAGCAGCGGCTGGTCGTCGGCCCCGGTCATCGCCACCTGCGCGCCGGGATCGGGGGTGACGGTCGCCATGCGCAGCCAGCGGCCCCAGGTCGGATCGTCCGGCCCCGAGCCCGAGCCCAAGCCCGGCCCCGACCCCGGCAGCCCGGCGGTGACGGGATGGCGGCGGCCCTGGTCGGTCAGGCGCGGCAGATAGGGTTCCTCCAGCACCTGCCCAGTGGGCCGGGCGGGCAGGACGCGGCCCAGGGGCGACAGATACAGGCTTTCCACCCCCGCCATTTCCGGCCCGGCCGAAACCAGGATCGCGCCGCCGTTTTGGACATAGCGGGCGATATTGGCATAATATTCGAGCGGCAGGATGCCCCGCACGCTGTAGCGGTCGAAGATGATCAGGTCGAAATCCTCGATCCGCTCCATGAACAGTTCCTGGGTCGGAAAGGCGATCAGCGACAGTTCGTTGACCGGAACGCCGTCGGACTTGTCGGGCGGGCGCAGGATGGTGAAATGGATCAGATCGACCGCCGCGTCGGATTTCAGCAGGTTGCGCCAGGTCCGCTCGCCCGCGTGCGGCTCGCCCGAGACCAGCAGCACCCGCAGCCGGTCGCGCACGCCGTTGATGCTGATCGCGGCGGCGTTGTTGCGGTCGGTCAGCTCGCCTCCCTCGGGGGCGTCGAAGCCGATCTGCACGACGTTCTGGCCCGCATGGTCCAGGGTCAGCGGCAGGCTGATCGACTGGTCCAAGGGCACGGCGACCACCTGTTCCGGCCCGCCGTCCAGCGACAGGCGCAGGTCGACCGATCCGGTCCGCGCCTGGGGCGGAACGGCGCCCTGATCCTCGATCCGCAGGCGGATGGCGATCTGCTGGTCGATCAGGCCGAAGGCGGGCGCCTCCTCGATCACCAGGCGGCGGTCCCAGTCCCGGGGGCGGCCGGTCAGCAGCACATGGACCGGCGCGGGGACCGGCGCGGGCGCGGCGGCGGGCAGCATCGCCGGGTCGTGCAGGCGGCCGTCGGTGACGGCGATCACCCCCGCCAGCCGGGATTCGGGTTCGGCGGCGATGGCGCGGGCCATTTCCGTCGCCAGCAGGGTGCCGTCGTCATTGTCGCCCACCGTCACGCGGCGCAGTTCGGTATTGGGCAGCGCGGCGATCCGGCGGGTCATCGCCTCGACGGCGGCATCGGTTTGCGCGCCGCGTTCGGGCAGGGTCTGGCTGGCTGATCGGTCGTCGATCAGGATCACGATGTCCGACAGGCCCATGCGGCTGCCGATCTCCAGCGCGGGACCGGCCAGGGCCAGCGCGGCGGCAAGCCCGGCCAGGCCGCGCCAGGCCCAGCCCCGCAGCCCGCGCCACAGCGCGAATCCCGCGACCAGCAGCGCAAGCACCGCCAGCGCGGCGACGGCCCACCAGGGCAGCAGGGGATCGAAGCGCAGTTCGGTCACGGGCCAAGCGTCTCCTCGACCCGCATCCGCTCCAGCAGGGCGGGCACATGGACCTGATCGGATTTATAATTGCCCGTAAGGACATACATCAGCAAGTTCACGCCGAACCTGAAGGCCATCTCGCGCTGCTGCTCACCCTCCCAGCCGCGCCCGATGGGATAGGCGGGAAAGCCGTTGTCGTCCACGGCCCAGGCCTCGGCCCAGTTGTTGCCGCCGACCACCACCGGGCTGACGCCATCGTTCAACTGCCGGAAGGGCACGCCCTCGGCCGCCTCGGCCCCGGCGGGCGGGGCTTCCAGCCAGACGGGATTGCCCTGCCAGCGGCCCGGAAAATCGGCCAGCAGATAGAAGCTGCGGGTCAGGACGTGATCCTCGGGGATCGGCGACAGCGGCGGGATTTCCAGCGGCGAGGCCAGCGCCTGCAAGGCCCCGGACATATCCGGCCCGCCGACGCCGGTCACGTCGCCGTCGCGGGTGTCGAACAGGATCATCCCGCCCGAGCGCATGAAATGGTTCAGCCGGACGTAAGCCTGGGGCGAGGGCGGCGCCTGCGTGTCGGTGATCGGCCAATAGAGGAAGGTCAGCACCGACAGGTCGTCGGCGTCAAGGTCGATGGCCACGGGTTCGCCCGGCTCGACCGAGGTGCGCTGCGCCAGCACCATCGACAGCCCGCGCAGCCCCTGCCGCGACGCCTCGTCGATCCGGTCGTCGCCGGTCACGACATAGGCCAGCGCGGCCTCGTTCGCGGCGCGGGCCAGTTCGGGGCCGGGATCCTGCGCCGTGGCCGGGGGCGCGGGCTGGATCAGCAGCGCCAGCAGGACCGCCGCCGCCACCCGCCCGCCGCGCGCGATGGCGGCCGATCCCAACGCATCCGCCGCCAGGATCATCGCCGCCAGGGCCAGAAGCAGCCCGGTCAGATCGCGCCCGCCGGTCCTGCCCACGGCCTCGACCGTGGCGCCCGGCCAGTCGGCGACGGCCAGCGGCCCGCCCGCGTTCAGCGCCGCCCGCCGGTCGCCCGCCGCATAGATGCCCGCAGGCCGGTCCGGGGCGGGGCCAAGCGCCAGATCGGCAGCCGCGACCGGGGCCAGCCCCTCGGCGGGCGCGGCGCGGCCGAAACCGTCCAGCACCGTCTCGGGCGTCCAGAAGGGCTGGTCCCGGTCGTCGGCCCGCGCCTCGGCGGGCGAGACGCGGGCGGTCTGGACCAGCCGGTCCAGCATCTGCACGAACAGGCCCGAGATCGGCAGGTTCGACCATTCGGCGTTCGCGGTGACATGGAACAGCACCACCTG contains:
- the lpxI gene encoding UDP-2,3-diacylglucosamine diphosphatase LpxI (LpxI, functionally equivalent to LpxH, replaces it in LPS biosynthesis in a minority of bacteria.), with translation MTRTAVIAGQGALAPAVIAALDDPLVYALDGFAPAGVEAQPFRLERLVPFLDSLLDQDVSRVVFAGAIRRPRLEPDLFDGRTAQLVPRIMMAMQAGDDGALRAVLDVFQEHGLAIASVAEVAPGLIPAQGVLAGEPSAADRRDAARAALILATLGPLDVGQGVVVAQGQCLAIETLPGTAAMLDFAARHAGLRPNPDGPRGVFFKAPKPGQDMRIDLPTLGPDSVTQAAQAGLAGIAWQAGGVILLDRAEAVRRADAAGLFLWAMPPLDI
- a CDS encoding ABC transporter ATP-binding protein, which produces MLDNRHGDSFVAFEHVQKSYDGQTLVVKDLNLSIGKGEFLTMLGPSGSGKTTCLMMLAGFEMATHGEIRLAGRPINQVPPHKRGIGMVFQNYALFPHMTVGENLSFPLEVRGLSRAERETRIARALDMVQMGKFANRRPAQLSGGQQQRIALARALVFDPELVLMDEPLGALDKQLREHMQFEIKHLHQRLGITVVYVTHDQGEALTMSDRVAVFNDGRIQQLAAPADLYERPENSFVAQFIGENNKLPGVIEELSGDKALVRLATGELIDATPVNVTAKGQQTLVSIRPERVEFKPEMMPPGAHMIGATVVDVIYMGDILRTRLALAGTEDFVMKCRNTLGQTRLEPGQQIKIGWHPADARALDPV
- a CDS encoding sulfite exporter TauE/SafE family protein, with protein sequence MLEALLLFAAGFLGGMLNAVAGGGTFITFPVLVFIGIPPVVANATSTIAALPGYLSAAIAFRGDIRRIQDAPFAKLTVWTMIGGAIGSGLLLISSNKAFSALVPFLLLAATLVFYFANDVRRAASRWRSVVKPFGLGILLPVAIYGGYFNGGLGIVLLAVFAMWGMSDLHAMNGLKCWLSFALSVVAFAIFAAGGAVAWMPAAIMAAGTITGGYAGAPVARRIPRETLRLLIAVIGLGMTAIFFWRLIQGA
- the lpxB gene encoding lipid-A-disaccharide synthase, which gives rise to MKFFLIAGEPSGDQLGAALMAGLRELVPDVRFVGIGGQAMAAQGLDSLFPMQELSLMGIWEVLPKYRHLKRRIAGTAARVAAENPDALITIDSPDFCLRVARAGRAERPGLRTIHYVAPSVWAWRPGRAVKMAEVVDHVLAILPFEPPLMQAAGMSCDFVGHPIATAQVAGPDEAALFRAGHGIAPESPVLLCLPGSRGGEVARLLPRFGEALTDLRHHGLDMQVVLPTVPGVVGQVRHLTAGWPDRPLIVEDADQRRAAFAAADLALAASGTVSLDLAANRVPMVIGYDMAPLSRMLIGMLLKTDTVTLVNLVSDTRAVPEFLGRDCKPAPMAQALRRLLDDPQARQAQLDAMDLTMDRLGKGGEAPGLRAARSVLRAIKEPR
- the lpxA gene encoding acyl-ACP--UDP-N-acetylglucosamine O-acyltransferase, with translation MTDIHPTAIVEDGARIGAGVRIGPFCVVGPKVTLGAGVVLKSHVVIAGDTAIGDGTVVFPFASIGEVPQDLKFRGEDVRLDIGARNRIREYVTMNPGTEGGGGVTRVGDDGLFMAGCHVGHDCQLGDRVILVNNASLAGHCHLDDDVIVGGLSGVHQFVRIGRGAMIGAVTMVTADVIPYGLVQGPRGHLDGLNLVGLKRRGASRADIHELREMLDRLGAGSFRDTARHLAEGETGGMVRDVLDFILGPSDRSFLTPRPA
- a CDS encoding RidA family protein, with amino-acid sequence MSDIKRIETGPRMSQAVIANGIVWLAGQVGEPGASVADQTRVVLEQVDRLLALAGTDKTRIVSAQIWLADMADFAEMNAVWDAWAPQGHTPARATGEAKLATPDYKVEVIVTAVL
- the fabZ gene encoding 3-hydroxyacyl-ACP dehydratase FabZ; translation: MADETRAPAPYTEADLTLIKRIIPHRYPFLFIDKVRDIVAHEGGVGIKMVTCNEPHFQGHFPEEPIMPGVTIVEAMAQTAAVIVGISMNVIDKPLATYFMGIDKCKFRRMVVPGDVLELHCKALRGGGKIWKFEGRATVDGQLCASAEFTAMMALKADD